The following are encoded together in the Myxococcales bacterium genome:
- a CDS encoding protein kinase has protein sequence MGGRFVAEREVGRGGAGVVYRAWDKVTEQYIALKVIAAEAGVSPEEETRLMREGELLTHLDHPGIVKIIAYGVLEDSGQPFIAMEWLDGEDLTNRQRKNPLSIRHAVELTILVATALQTAHEAGVIHRDIKPGNIVLSSRPAPPGELDALPKLVDFGVAAGSDIRITRNGDVVGTPAYMAPEQARGDGPIDVRSDIYSLGATLFELIAGRPPHVGPTAIATLARLVTTPPPRLSELRRDTPPMLESLVHRMLATEPEHRPCTMSEVITALEDAKLEAERTSWPMPGMGEPALSTRLGSSASRLVTSIVALKFAQGSARERALEHLKSRGADAVPLGADSIVAHLGARHSVGTEAATALELGRKLAHAGARVGIASGRARMNMTSLTGEIQPVGEVVDRASSLARDAEPSSVLADATTSELGRGRFEFRARDDGSSSIVGEQIRGPRAERAGGAPFVGREPEMAQVVSAYERARGDATPILVTVTGPPGIGKSRLRREVLARISASADAPVVVIQRSDAYGTGHALGGAADVLRAIVGLSKGATSQEAEAAIVGRLGPATRSELTSKNREILARLLANAALPEGLDPRGARDVLWLAMTDLVLQVAAQQPTVVVTEDLQWCDPESIGWLDHMLGRAAHRPLLVIALVRPAFWQDNPSRFAGRDHVRLELRPISKRATRTIARALMGEGTPDDVLDRIADQSAGLPLFAEELARITAARETPVNAPTIEAAIQVSLDSLDDECRDAVGRLSVFGQTCWDAGLEALGLANAESVMKALAAAEVLMEQNQSRFPGTREWVFKHALVREVAYSRLGERECKELHGLAAGWLARMGEDAATVAGHYDLGGQEVAAAEHWARAAQRALATNALADALRMAERALAFAEEKQPAFLRASYLDEAMSRLDPRSGERETAVSAMEDNVYDEPSTVRATGARARYDDARGVGHEITARLAETRDKAEALGLHDEEARCSAALATRLAFAGRFAEAEAEAARLLELAERGAISAAAVDAWQTLAIVRQTQGAVTSALEARRNAVKAARSAGLKEREAMLMTNLGFALTSIGARQEARGALETGLALADAIGSSGAVRHAQMNLLGWAATFGNDKSLEGHLAEVRAEADSTASGSWAAPDRANLGVLFYRGMELLRGNNEAAWKRAAALLRMSAEGYRTTGNRDILPAALGLWAEAERRCGNSERAAELAREAAELLESGAPCLLNESSVYLPLHDAWLALGNDDLAKSAVTQGLKPLQRRLEGLLGTTYARLFLTELPNNAALLAAAEGYGLVPDRIHRLLESSN, from the coding sequence ATGGGCGGCCGCTTCGTCGCCGAGCGCGAGGTTGGGCGAGGCGGCGCGGGGGTCGTCTACCGGGCGTGGGACAAGGTCACCGAGCAATACATCGCGCTCAAGGTGATCGCAGCGGAAGCGGGGGTCTCCCCGGAAGAAGAGACGCGGCTGATGCGCGAGGGTGAGCTCCTCACCCACCTCGACCACCCGGGCATCGTGAAGATCATTGCGTATGGGGTGCTGGAGGACTCGGGCCAACCGTTCATCGCGATGGAGTGGCTGGACGGCGAAGATCTGACCAACCGTCAGCGGAAGAACCCGCTCTCCATCCGACACGCCGTGGAGTTGACCATCTTGGTGGCGACCGCCCTCCAGACCGCGCACGAGGCTGGCGTGATCCACCGCGACATCAAGCCAGGCAACATCGTGCTCAGCTCGCGCCCCGCCCCGCCGGGAGAGCTCGACGCCCTGCCCAAGCTGGTCGACTTCGGCGTCGCCGCTGGCAGCGACATTCGCATCACGCGCAACGGGGACGTCGTCGGGACTCCTGCCTACATGGCACCGGAGCAAGCCCGCGGGGACGGCCCCATCGACGTTCGCTCGGACATCTACTCACTCGGTGCGACCTTGTTCGAGCTGATCGCGGGCCGACCGCCCCACGTTGGGCCGACCGCCATCGCAACCCTGGCGCGCCTGGTCACCACCCCACCACCTCGGCTCTCGGAGCTGCGCCGCGACACCCCACCGATGCTGGAATCGCTCGTGCATCGCATGCTCGCAACGGAGCCCGAGCACCGTCCGTGCACCATGAGCGAGGTCATCACGGCGCTCGAGGACGCAAAGCTCGAGGCCGAACGCACGAGCTGGCCCATGCCCGGCATGGGGGAGCCGGCGCTGTCCACCCGCCTCGGCTCGAGCGCGTCGCGCCTCGTGACCTCGATCGTCGCGCTGAAATTCGCCCAGGGCTCGGCCCGCGAGCGGGCCCTCGAACACCTCAAATCCCGCGGCGCCGACGCGGTTCCGCTGGGCGCCGACTCCATCGTCGCCCACCTGGGCGCGCGCCACTCGGTCGGCACCGAGGCGGCGACGGCGCTGGAGCTCGGGCGAAAGCTGGCCCACGCCGGCGCCCGTGTCGGCATCGCGAGCGGACGCGCTCGCATGAACATGACCAGCCTGACGGGTGAGATCCAGCCCGTCGGCGAGGTCGTCGACCGGGCGTCGTCTCTGGCTCGCGACGCGGAGCCGTCTTCGGTCCTCGCCGACGCCACGACCAGCGAGCTCGGCCGAGGACGCTTCGAGTTCCGCGCGCGAGATGACGGGTCCTCGAGCATCGTCGGCGAACAAATTCGCGGACCACGTGCCGAGCGCGCGGGCGGCGCTCCCTTCGTGGGGCGTGAGCCCGAGATGGCACAGGTCGTGAGTGCCTACGAACGCGCGCGCGGAGATGCCACGCCGATCCTGGTCACCGTGACGGGCCCGCCCGGGATCGGCAAGAGCCGCCTGCGGCGCGAAGTGCTCGCTCGCATCTCGGCCAGTGCGGATGCCCCAGTGGTCGTGATCCAACGCAGCGACGCCTACGGCACGGGGCACGCACTCGGTGGCGCAGCCGATGTGCTGCGCGCCATCGTCGGCTTGTCAAAGGGTGCCACGAGCCAGGAGGCCGAAGCGGCGATCGTCGGTCGGCTCGGACCCGCGACGCGCAGCGAGCTCACCAGCAAGAATCGCGAAATTCTGGCGCGCTTGCTGGCGAACGCCGCGTTGCCTGAGGGGCTCGACCCGCGCGGCGCGCGTGACGTGCTGTGGCTTGCGATGACCGACCTCGTGCTGCAGGTGGCGGCCCAACAGCCCACCGTCGTCGTGACCGAAGATCTGCAGTGGTGCGACCCGGAGAGCATTGGTTGGCTCGATCACATGCTGGGGCGTGCGGCGCACCGACCGCTGCTGGTGATCGCGCTGGTCCGACCCGCTTTCTGGCAGGATAACCCCAGCCGGTTCGCCGGTCGTGATCACGTTCGTCTCGAGCTTCGCCCGATCTCCAAGCGTGCGACTCGCACCATCGCTCGGGCGCTCATGGGGGAAGGCACCCCCGACGACGTGCTCGACCGCATTGCGGATCAGAGCGCCGGGCTGCCGCTCTTTGCCGAAGAGCTCGCGCGCATCACGGCGGCCCGGGAGACACCCGTCAACGCACCCACCATCGAGGCCGCGATTCAGGTCAGCTTGGACTCCCTCGACGACGAGTGTCGCGATGCGGTCGGTCGCTTGAGTGTGTTCGGACAGACCTGCTGGGATGCTGGGCTCGAAGCGCTGGGACTGGCCAACGCCGAGAGTGTGATGAAGGCGCTCGCCGCTGCCGAAGTCCTCATGGAGCAAAACCAATCGCGCTTTCCCGGCACGCGCGAGTGGGTGTTCAAACATGCGCTGGTGCGCGAGGTTGCCTACTCGCGGCTGGGTGAACGCGAGTGCAAAGAGCTGCACGGGCTCGCGGCGGGCTGGTTGGCCCGGATGGGAGAGGACGCAGCGACAGTCGCGGGTCACTACGACCTCGGCGGGCAGGAGGTCGCGGCGGCGGAACACTGGGCGCGCGCCGCCCAGCGTGCGCTCGCGACGAACGCACTCGCCGACGCCTTGCGCATGGCCGAGCGGGCGCTGGCCTTCGCCGAGGAAAAACAGCCAGCCTTCTTGCGCGCCTCGTACCTGGACGAGGCGATGAGCCGGCTCGACCCGCGCTCGGGCGAACGCGAGACCGCCGTCAGTGCGATGGAGGACAACGTGTACGACGAGCCGAGCACGGTGCGTGCGACCGGCGCGCGCGCACGGTACGACGATGCGCGCGGCGTCGGCCACGAGATCACCGCACGCCTCGCCGAGACGCGCGACAAAGCCGAGGCGCTCGGGCTGCACGACGAAGAGGCTCGCTGCTCGGCCGCCCTGGCCACTCGCTTGGCGTTCGCCGGGCGCTTCGCCGAAGCGGAGGCCGAGGCTGCACGCTTGCTCGAGCTGGCGGAGCGAGGGGCGATTTCCGCGGCCGCCGTGGACGCCTGGCAAACCCTGGCCATCGTGCGCCAGACCCAGGGCGCGGTGACCTCCGCCCTCGAGGCTCGCCGCAACGCGGTAAAAGCCGCGCGCTCGGCTGGTCTCAAGGAGCGCGAGGCGATGCTGATGACCAACCTGGGCTTCGCCCTCACCAGCATCGGCGCACGCCAAGAGGCGCGCGGCGCGCTGGAGACGGGACTGGCCTTGGCCGACGCCATTGGCAGCTCGGGCGCGGTGCGCCATGCGCAGATGAACCTGCTGGGTTGGGCGGCAACCTTCGGCAACGACAAATCGCTCGAGGGCCACCTGGCCGAAGTGCGGGCGGAAGCGGACTCGACGGCGAGCGGCAGCTGGGCCGCGCCCGATCGCGCAAACCTTGGTGTCCTCTTTTATCGCGGCATGGAGCTGCTCCGGGGCAACAACGAGGCAGCGTGGAAACGAGCCGCAGCGCTCCTGCGCATGTCCGCCGAGGGTTACCGCACCACTGGCAACCGCGACATCTTGCCCGCGGCCCTCGGCCTCTGGGCGGAGGCCGAGCGGAGATGCGGGAACTCCGAGCGGGCCGCGGAGCTGGCGAGGGAGGCGGCGGAGCTCCTGGAGAGTGGCGCGCCGTGTCTGCTCAACGAGTCGAGTGTCTACTTGCCGCTGCACGACGCCTGGCTCGCCCTCGGAAACGACGACCTCGCCAAGAGCGCCGTCACTCAAGGATTGAAACCGCTGCAGCGCCGGCTCGAAGGGCTACTTGGCACCACCTACGCGCGGCTATTTCTGACCGAGCTCCCCAACAACGCCGCGCTCCTCGCCGCCGCCGAGGGTTACGGACTCGTCCCCGATCGCATCCACCGCCTGCTCGAGTCGAGCAACTAG